Part of the Vigna radiata var. radiata cultivar VC1973A chromosome 11, Vradiata_ver6, whole genome shotgun sequence genome is shown below.
agttaaATAAACCAGTTAATAAAGGAACAGAGCAGATAAGCTACTGAACTTTAGTGACTAAAATGAAAGggagaaaatttttatttaacgaTAATGAATATAATGTGAGTAAACAAATGTACATTAAAATTACACTCATTTAGCCctcattaatatttttgcaAGAAAACTTCACAAAATACATTTGTTTCACAAGGACAATGATAATCCACAATtactaaacaaaatttaaatcctACATTCTAACAAAATCCAGAGTCCTCACTCTTAAAACACGgtctaatatttttcttttggttttttacACCCCCTTGGGCTTGTGCTCGAGTTTGTGAGTTGTGTTGAAGTCAATGTGGACGAAGGCTCTCTCAATTTCTGGGAGATTTTCAAGCTTATCCTGAAGTGCCTCTCCAATATCATGTGCTTGAGCAAGTGACATTTCTTCTGACACCACAATGTCTACCTCCACAAAGTAATTGGACCCAAATGTGTAGGCTCTCACAGTGTCTATGTGCGTGATCTCCATGTTATGGTTCCAACAAAGATATGTTAGCTTTGCAAGGTATTCTGCTGGTGCAGTTTTACCAATCAATGACCACACATTCTCCATCACTGTTTTTGCCCAGTTACTGATTGTATATAAAGCTATCTGCATGCATTTCAATTGTTCCATTCCATTCATGTTATTACTTTTCATCATAGCCTCAAATATATGCGACATATGCATTCAAGACTTGTTTTTGTGATTAAATGTTCAAAAATTTAAGAACTTATACCAGGATGGCTCCAACAGGGTCAATCCACCAGTAGAATTTGATGGCCAGAACTGCAGTGGCTAGACCAATGGAGTTTGTAATGACATCAAAGAAATGGTCCTGAGCGTAGGCCCTTACTATTTCATTCTTGAACCTGCGACAGTAAGTCATTAGTGCAACCTTTACCAAAGTGGCTGTCACCATAATCCCTATCATCCACTTTTCTTTCACTGGATCCCTCTCGGGTTGAGTCTGTTATAAATGAAGCATAGATTGTGTTAACACAGAATCTATCAAGCAATTCTACTTAATTACATATGCtaatcttctttcatttttcaacaaatattattttatacccTAGACTATTGAAAAAGATCAAACATAAATTGTTCAATCTCCATCAtgtttttttgttaactttaatttatatttgtaccTTTGTGATGATTTCTCTTCCTGATTCAAACAAAATCTGCAATCCCAGAGTTGCCATAACTGATGCAAACACAACTATACCCTgtacaaatatatcaaaataagagttgagtaaaaaaaacatcaaattgaAGGATATTGATTCCATTTCCAACCTGAAACTTTGACAATGGATTCATgaatcttctttctttcatgttACTTAACTTTTTCAATTCTACTCAATGTGAGTTTTAGATTTACATTTAGATTCTTAAGAATTTTTCCTTCAAAGTGAGTTTCTTCCATATTGTTATGAGTCTTTTGAGGAGGTTAGGGTGATTAAAAACAATGAGATGAGTCTAGAGATTGATACCATTTTAAACCCAAAATCTATGGATTTGTATATCTTCTTCCTTATATATTGTTTAACtctctcatttttatttaaggTGTGAATTAAACTAACACTCGAATgctaaacataaataaaacttCTCATCACAATAAGAAACTTATCTTTGTTCAAGTTCCTTTTCTTCATGCATGTTTGGTATTGCATATATATGAAgccttttttgtttgtttattgaaCTTCTTAAAAGAAGTTATCAGATACaagtaattatttttccttgaaTAAGTTGAACTACGGATGCACTTTTTAGtgataataaagataaatgCATTATGTACCAAGATAGAAATATTTAGAATATTGGCATAAAAACAATACTTGCATCTATGAAATTGTTGAGACCAAATGAGcttaaatgaatttatatatacgAAGAACTTAATCTAATGTCAAAATGTCAATGTtctaaatgaaagaaaaaaacagttaCCACAGGTTGCATCCTGTTCTTGCCAATAGGGTATTGGTGATAATTTGGTTTTCTCATAGCATAAGCAGTGAACCAAAGTATAAATCCTGACAAGAGATCCAATAGTGAGTCTAGAGTTGATGCAATAACAGCCAGGGATTTGCTCTCAACGGAAGCATACACTTTTGCTGCAAACAGCACCATGTTCCCTATGTTAGATGCATAGATTGCCACCCTCTCACTCCTTTGAAGTTCCTTCATTTCATCCTGAACAATCAaaatttttcaatcaaatatgcatcatCAAACACACCCTTTTAAGGAAAAATGTTCTTGGTCATTTACTATTGCTAAATCTGGTTTTTATCATCACTAAATAATAAGTTGATAGATAGAAAACAGTCAATtacattttttcaaaacttgaagAACCCAttcatcaattttaaaatatcagaaacaaaaccaaatttGACGAAAATTAAGTGAATAAAAAGCACTTTCTGCCCCCAAAAAAAGTCAATAAATGAGCAAAAGttcatcttttttttcaaaacctctGATATATTTCCTGGTAACATGCCCAAATCAGTGTATGAGTCCACTTCTTGGTACCCTTTAAGAAGCCTCTCCTGCCTCTTGTAATACTCAGCAAGTTTCCTTTGTCTTTCTGAGATCATAAACATGCAAATTTCATCTCAGAAAGTGCAGTTTcacaaaaagagaaatattaaaagaaaaacgatCAACTACATAaatatgagtttatatatacatacgTAGGGTTCTGATGAAGAATCCAAAGCCAAAATGAGACTCCATTTGCCTTTCTGGTAACCGATGTTCATCCATGTTGATCCTCCATGAAGGTTGCCTAGCCATGGACACATTCTCTGCTGCTATATTTGGGGAAAGAAGCTCTGTCCTGTAGTCTGTGGAATCTGTTCGAAGTTCAGTTCCCATCTTTGCAATGCTTCAATCCTAAGCACTTTGTGTGTGCTATATATACTAACTAAAGAAAGTGGAGTGGTTACTATAGTAGGTAATATGGAATATTTAAACTAAAGAAGGCATGAACAATGCTTCACTTTTGTTCTGGCATGAACCATATCTTTGTCTGTCTAAAATACTATGTTTATGAACAAAAAATTGACTTTGAGTTGATGTAATCAATGATAATATGAACGGAATCCATCTTAGGAATATGCTTGGTGTTCAATGTTCACATCTTaagattcaattttttattttaagaagatTCAACTTCTAAttgttaactaaaataaaagaagaaaactatcaATTTCGTGCGCTGTTTGCAGTGCAATTTATTCTTTCTCCCGGTTACCAGGAACCACCCTAAGCTTAATTAATTAGATTGAAATGGACTTACTGGAATAAATTTTATTGCTTCTAATAAGATTCTGtactactatttttttaatttgctaaaatgaaataattattattataatgagcAAAATGAGTTGATTCATCTATggttacattttaaaaaataaaatgcagaGGCGCagctattcatttatttattttttaaacatagtATGTACATGTATCATGTATGaaacaaaaagttatttttctttctttctgatATGACACTtctgtgataaaaaaaaaaatatatacccAGATTTGCATCGCCATAAGTTCTTACAAtcttataaatttgaaaattcccAATTTGATTTTCTATTAAATGACAACGAAGGTTTTTATACGAACATATATTGATGGTTTGTGTTATTGTCTTTAGATTTCATGAAGGAGATGTTGAGAGCTAAATTTTGGGGGCAATAAGTGAAATCATTATTGATggtttggagttttttttttttttaggttgtgaattttatttttttttagaaatttgaaAGTCTTTCGGTATTTCGTAAGTACAaagtgattttctttttcaaataatgtaatttataacttaaaaatattattttagattatataattcaaaatatagtttggtgtttaaaattgtattataaattacacaacttaaaatacaatttactttcaaattatgtaattttaatttgaaaattgtattttagatGCTATAATCTAGAAGACAATTTTCATATTACATAACATGAAAGTTGAAAGTGTACATCGTTGTGGCATATTgcaatgttgattttttttttttcatagaaatGAAATCCAAATTTTGGAGCAAAATATTGTATGAAGGTGATATGTTATCTCACAGATGAAATGTCTAAGGCAACAAACATTGAATTGGTTAAAAAGGTTGCGTTGAAACTTTTTCAATATCTGGTAAGcgaaatatgttattatttgtgtaaaaaaatGTGACAAGGGACATATGCTTATATTGTAATGTATTTATGTAGTTATTTAAGTGTGATGACTTATTTGATTGGGTATGCTAAGGAGCATTTAAACTTGAATTTGGAATTGTGATATTGAGGTTtgatacaataaattaataataaagaagaaaaacaaatatgtttttagaatgtaaaagatgtaataaatataacaaataaaaatgggAATTACAACTAACTATAACTAGAATAATCATTAGTTGACTTATACATTAATTAGTTATCTACAtgttaacaaattaaaatctaaCGAGGATTCTATGCTGGTTGTCATAACtagtgaaattgaaaaatattttacttactTTAATGGAAAACAATTAAGGATAATATgattacaaagaaaaatattaaatcgaaatgaaatatttaaagatgTTACTCGGGTGTGAcatgtatatttatttgaatagatttagtGAGTCTTCTCAAGTATTGAtgtttttttcatgtttttttcatAAATCCTATTTTAGTAAATTACTGAATGCATTTAacattatattgttgatgaacaatacatacaaaaacaatccataatttatttttatttcaacatATTCACACATAAGTCTATTATGAACAAACTTAATGAGTTTATGGCATTTGAACTTTGTTGTCTTGTtgatgttaaaagaaattttactaCTCAAAATTGAGGTTCCTTACACTTAATCTCTTAAGTGAATGATTGCTTCAATCGTAATGTTAAGGTTTTTATCAGAGACCGGATGACCATCCATCATTGATGTGCCGAGAAACTGTCAAACACTAATTAGTTTAGAGTAAAGTGTGATTACCAACTATTGGACCGTAATTAGGTCGGCCAAATCTTTACTAAAAGTAGCATCAAATGTAGCATCAAAATGATgtacgccccgacaacttacaggaaAATATTGACTGCCTCCACAGATCAACACGGGGCTTTctaatgtgctttgtcctcactcacacattttccgggaaaacttcccaaaaggtcacccatccctaaattactccaggctaagcacgcttaaccatggagtttttatgggttaggctaccgaaaagaaaatgcatttgttgatatgagtaaccaaattaattcctttaagctatccttcaaccgtatagtcccatacctatacaatctctagatccttctcattccggtgtatgttcgattcatccatgtgccccttccactggaagcctgctaGGAGCtactccttgtccgtgcctcttgcaccaaCGATTACTCCCTACCCTCGTCAGTGCCTGGGTGTCacaaatgatgatgaagataaTGACTTTGACTCTTAGGACATACATTGAGTAGTAAACAATTAACCTCAACCccataacaaaacattttagCGCCCACCGTGAGgcatgaggaagaagaagacaatCCAATGATGACCACCAGAAACATCAACACAACTAAGCTAGGAGATCCGAGTGACCAACAAGATCCTATGGAGCTAATTGGGGAAATGTAGCATCAGATGCAAGAAATGCAAAGGAGGCACGAGACAAAGTTATAGTCATTGAGGGTCGAGAATGCAACTGCACACCAGGAACAAACGACTCAACATTCCGTGTTGGGTGATTTTGGCTTGTCAAACCTGAACAAGCAGGTAGAAAGACTGGCCAAGACGATCCAAGAAGGGAGCACAGGTGCCAACAAAGGAGTTCCTTCAGTATAGACGATCCAAGAAGGTTAGTGAAAcacaatgcaaaagaaaatcttCAAGTTACCATATTtcattgtattatatttatCCTCTATCTTAGAGTTACTCAAATTTGTACTTGTAATCAAAcattaattgtgtttagatatgttgaagaaaattaaaataattgtattgtTTAGCTCATGAGAGTTAAACATTATAAACGGTTGTCTAAGGTtgataccaggagtggttaaACCCGAACCAGTCAAGATTGACTAAGAGAACCAAGAGTGGTTGATAATACTCGGTGTATACCAAAAGTGGTTgatactcagttgtaatcttgtaTAAGAGTAATGGAACCCCGTAAGTGTTCTTAAAGAAAACCGTACTAGCTTAGGATTGAGTGAGCAAGTATAAAATACTTGTGTTATTGTTTTTCCTATTTAAAACGTTTTCCTAAACACTTGATTAAAGACACAAGCGTTTAACAACTACTGTAGTTTTACTAACACCTGCAATAGTTATTGTCTTTGCGAAAAGTTTGAAACACTATTCAAACTCTCCCTTCTTTTTCTGGTGTATTACTGTATTTCATCGATAGCCTCTACCGATTAATGAGGAacattcttcttgtatttcaccAATAACTGCCTGATTAAGAGCCTTGTTAAAGCCTACTTGATGCTCATTGAAGTCTCGTCTTGAGTATCCTTCAACTGAGCGGCCAAATCCTCTTCCTACCTGACCGACTCTTCTTTTTGCTTCAGCAACCCTGCATTTTGTTTGGCCAATTCCTTATTGACCTTCTTCAATTTTTGACAATCTAGGTAAAATCGTCATTCTTCCTTTGAAGCTGACGGTCAAGAGCCACAACGTCTTTTTTTGTCGTACGCAGTTCCTGAAGTTGTTGGTTGGCCTTTTCAAGTTCCTTCTCCATGTTGGCTTGAGCAGTAACGACCTTCCAAAACTTTACCTTAAAGTCACCAACCTTCTTCAAGGCCTTGTCAAGGTTGGCTTGAGCAACAATATCGTCCTTTTTAAAACGGGTAACCACGCGGGTAGCGGGCGAGTTGTGGGTGAAGATTTCATTTTGCGGGTAGGGTTGCAGGTAGCACTATCCGTACCCGACCCGACCCTTTGTCATCCCTACCCACGACTTCTATTTCAGCCAACGTCATCCTCGCGGTAGACCATGAAATTAACTTCCTTGGACAGTTAGTGCAATACAACGAGTCGTTAAGAATATTAAACCGAACAACATCCTTTATTCCAACCTTAGAAAACATTTTCATgaatgataacggttgattttacgtgtttgtgtgtgtatattttgtgaacaaatcaactccttcatagcttttaccttgttttatcctcacatttaatgtattttctagttttcttgtgttttatttagtatatgcttgtttttacctctaatctctacgTTTGAGtgtatgaaataaatgaataggaagcaattctagtggaggaaaacaagcaaaaactcaagggaacatgttttgggacaataaaagatcaatttgaagcaaatacccatgttggacgcctttggaatcgcacaagagcctcaattttagaatgctgtcaaaaccgCCCGAGCTAGGCGCCAGaaatccaagctgggcgccagaattCCAAGCTGGGCGCTAAAGTTGCAGAGAGATTCCAGGCTGGGCGCCACAGAATGGGGCTGGGCGCCAGAAAGTGGCGCTGGGCGCGAAAACTTGCTGTAACTCACTTCTGATGCAGTGAAAAGTCGCGCTGGGCGCCAGGAATCCGAGCTGGGCACGAATTTTCGCTaatatgtcaaaatgggttattgaaacatgggtctcgcgatttttgagagacttctcctcctacacttcattcttcacctagagagactGAGAGAGGCCCTTTGAGGctgtttggggtgttgggaaactctcccactcctccttgggtcttcaagcttcatcaatggtgattttgccccttttgggttaaggaagaagatgggtcacaaattggagatggagatgtgaAGGGGAaacgcaaatggagcatggagcagctgccaagaaccttgggaaaggctttgcatcttctctttggttccaatttcttccctatctcttcaatttgtagaaccctaagttcttcaccatggagggcttttcctatttgttgagattagttgtaaaacatggaattcttatgtattttgtgatgttaatgatatatgcttttccatttcaatgttagtatttgatttctatgcttaatacttgttgtggcttgatcacccatggcttgaattgtagttcttgatgtattggaaaatatgacttgaacttagaactgaaattgaacacctaattgatggaattgagttgtttgtgAATGTaggagaatgaaatggatgaattctagtcttgacaaattgtaaatacactatgttaaattccttgcacaccaactgtttgataaaataccaaaaagagtttcttgtgttgtttttgtgcactttgatgtctaattgagttataaaaggaagaattgttatgtgttgcacaagtcccttgggagagaacgatatttatcacttgctacgctgcgaccggtgcacttgtcgttggttttgcagccaacaatGAATCCCTTGAAGGAAGCAACATAGAGAGCGAATATCCATTTTCCCTTCTCAGATATGAGCGACATCCATTCTTAACTGAGGACGACAAGATGAGTATCTGCATCCTCCTCCCCTTTATTGGATACATCAATGTCGAGGGCCACATCTGTCTTAGTATACACAACGTGCCCGCACAACAATATTCGCTTGATCAAGGACCTTTATTAGATACATTAATGTCGAAGATCGCTCGGTTGATCCCAAAATGGAAGAAGAACCAAAGTCTGACCTAAATGACTCATTATTTGCATACCTTTGGTTGTTTATCCCTACGAATAAAGAAGATTGGATGCTTGATTCGCAGAAAGTAGAAGAGAGTAGTGGGGAAAATGACCTGAAGGCCCACCACTAATTATAGACATAAGAGGGCCCATCTTGGAGCACGGGAAATTCAAAATCACCACGTGTCATGAGATCAACGGTTATGACATTTCTCCTAACGACCAAGTCGACACGAACGACTCAGCCCTAGATATCACACGATCATAAACAACCAAAAACCACTCATAATATCGCTAAGATGACAACTCATTACAAACCCTTTCATTTATTAAGATAAACTCGGGCTTGAAGACTTGTGTATTCTATGACCATATGGTCAAGTTTTTAATAGAGACTGAATGGTCATTCATCATTGATGGCTGAATAGTTTAAGTACCCTGAAATTACTATTAACATTAATTAGTTTAGAGTAAAGTGTGATTACTAACTATTAGGCCGTAGTTAATCCAAAGCCCATTccgaaaactataaatataggtttgagGCAAAAAGGTAGGTGATTACATTTAATACGCATTAATTACCCTAACAGTCAAATCTTTAATGACTTTGACATCAGAGTACCTTTTGTAGTTAAGCTCTTAGTTTAACTAAATGAATAACCGAGACGAACAGTGACGAAGATAAGGACTTGGAATCTAAGGACTTGAAATCTTAGGACATGCACTGAGTAGTAAACACTTAACCTTGACTGCATAACCAAAACACTTGGTTTTGCCATTATGGAGAAGAAATGTTTGTGGTTAGAAAAATGcaaataacttgttgtgaggaaGCAATTGTCATTAATCATCCTTAATTGAATGGTCTTTTGGAATAATATGGAACATCAAGATCGATAATGTACCTTTTAATTACGCGGTTAATGCAGTTTGGAAAAAGGTATTTCTTTTTGCATCCTCATTTTTATTCTATACCACTACAGTTGTGATACTTTCGTTTTatccttaaaaaatattctttgttGTGTGATAGATTGATGGCAAACCCCTAACCAAGGGTCCAATCACAAAAAGCATGGCCAATCAAATTCAAGAAGATTTAGAATTATCAATGCAAAGTAAAGTTAAACTCTTATTCACTTGGACCATCATGAAGCATTTCTAGACTTTGTATTAAAAGTCAAGTAGTGTAAGATTTctttttaggccttgtattaAGGGCCAAATAATGTAGGATTTTTGAATAATCTTACTTAAGTTATATGACAATATTTGTGCCTAACTTAAGCAAATCTTGGGTGATTAATTTTGTACCCCTGGCTTGGTGGAGGGTGTCCCACATGAGACATGGTGGCCACATGGCAAGCTCTTAGTGAAGAATTTTCTTACAAAGGTAGTGGTCATGTGTCATTTTCCTAGTGGAGAACTTTTACTAAAGTGGCTTTCCACATGACACTCTAGGAGCAAAGGTATTTTCTAAAAGTTAGAGTGTCACATATTAAGCTCTCCTTCACCAATATAGGATTATTAGGATTTGgtacaaaatatcattttagggttttggtaTACTTTGGAGACAccttcatatttataaatagaggtgtctctcCCTTTCTAAACCCACTTTAAGAATTATATTGTCATGCTGTCAAAATATTTGTGCAACCATATCTTTTGTCTCAAGGCTAGAGCATCTTATGTGGTCTCTTTTAGCCACCTTTCTCTAGAGTTGGCCCAACTTCTCTAGAGAACCATCAAACACCTTTATCTCACCCCAAAGGTTTTGAGTCTTGCCATTTATCCTCCCTAACTTCCACACCTTCATCATCACGAGAGCATCTCTTAATGCTTTGATCCAATCTAACGAGTCTATCATACATAAgtgatttttacttttgaattgtACAATCAAAAGTAATTCTTTTTATGAAAAGcttatgaattatataatttaaaaatcattttgaattttAGATTACACAATGTATTATTTACTTTAGATGGTATAATTGAGAAGTTATTTAAAAtcgttttaaatttaaaaatcattatgaattatttacttttagatGGTACAATTgagaagttattttttataagagaagTTTTTGTATTACTTGGTCTCAAAGTCAAgttttcattaaagaaaaaaaaaaggaattgtATGAAGGTGAAGTATCTTTCGAATAACACAAGTCAAgctctttttacattttaaaaatgagtTCCGCATGCTAGAATTATCTTATGAATTGCTCATGTATGTATGACACAGTACATAGAGAAGGATAACAATGACCTTTGAAATACAAGTGTTTGATCTTTGGGCCGCAGCATTTCTAGCCCATTTGGAAGGTTGGTTCTTCCTACACCTCCCTTTTTTCTTCCAAAGGCAATGAACCTTCGTCTCTGGGAACGTACATCTTACTTTAAAGATTCAGCCCATAAATTTATATGTTACAATTGGAAAGCTACGcagataataattaaataagctaaataaatgaaagtaaTGAGAATCAATAcgaaagtatattttataatttttaataattaggggttaataaatttaaatttttaaatttcatgtaaataaaagagcaataacaaaaattcaaaatgtcaTAACTCAAATAGCAAGATCTTTCttctaaataaaattctaaGAATTCTGCTCCTAAATTTGTAACATTTAATGGTAGTTAAATAATCTGATAAAttcaataagataaaattttgaatattttaggTATATGAGATTGGGTATACACTTCTAACAATCTTTCtcatatttcaattattttctctcttgttcGTTTACTATAACGATTAGTTATATATGCTAAAAATACTCTAATACTTAAGTTATTTcgttattcaaatatattaacaaataatgATGTAAAAATGCATTGCAAAATTTCTAATAATCATAGTTTTGACTTGTTTTTATAGGTTTTTTCTCCATGAGTCTTTGATTAGGAATAGTCTAATATTGACTCAGTCTTATTAAACTTTATtactaatttgtttaatatgtctagatgattaattaaatctaaCGAAACTGATTAATCTACTTCTCATAAAGACGATCTATACATGATAGTTCTATCGTTATACGTATCAACTAATACTCATACGATTCCCTTTATAAAACTTACAAAAATTCCTTATATGCAATATTTctcctattttaaaaaaattatacgaaTACTCTTATATGTATATCCACATACGTTGTAAGtaataatatctttatatcaggaaaaaatataaaataattaaagtttaaatgataaatcgtgaaaagaatataaaaacgacaaaaaagtattaaaacattattgaaacaaaatgttcaataaaaacaattaaaaataaacttaacgAGTAATTTGATTCCTATATCTAagtcttttattcattttaattcttaaatatttttactcaattaagtctctatttttaaaaaaaaaaaaaactcaattgagtctttgtttttgtaaaaaagactCAATGTAACCTTTTGTGTTAAATTAATGGTTGCTCCTCTCCAAAGTTGGATCGAAGCTTTGAATTAACTTGAACACGTAGAACAACAAGGATGCAAGTCAAGGAATATGAAGAATTAAGTCTCGTGTTTGGTGCTTGGGTGTATGGTGAAGTGTTTTGGTGCAAGCTCAAGATCCTAACAAAGGAagggtggctagaggaggctaATAACTCTCTCTAGCCGGTGACTATGAGTAGAATGAGGGGCTAGAGTGATCTCAACAGCATATCATTACATTAATCTCAAAGTAAGTACAAAGGGGGTGGGGTGAAGGGTGAATTTATAGGAGTATTCAACCCTTCCCATGGTGCATCATACATTCTTGGTCATTAGGCGCTATTCATGGATCATTCGACAAGTATTACACACGTTTTTCATGCTTTGATCACGTGGAAAATGAGCTATAACTGGAGGATGCTAAACAGGCCACTGGCACCAGGCGTGACAAGGTTTAGGCCAGGCGCCGCTTCACTAGCGAGCCTTAAGGTCCGTTGGGCGAGTCCAGCTTCTTCCAAGTGAACAACACCTTCAATTCTCCCTCCTTTGATGCATCTTCACTTCCTTTTTGGATCTTTCTCATCATGCTACGAGTGATAGGTCCTTGAATGGGGTATTAGCTTGAGCCTAAGTCATCAACTAATGTTAACACTCTTTGAAGGTTTCAAGTGTCAAATTTAGGCTTATTATGTGTcaaaatttttatcattttctttttaaaagtgtTACATATTTATACTATACACGTCCGAGCACACCTTGGTCATATGAGTTATATTTGTCCAAGTACATCTCAATCTCCTAAGTTAACATATACTTGACCCAAATGTATTTGCCTAAGAAGGAACTATATTGGCCAGACTGATGATATTGATAAATTATGCTTGAGTTAAGAGTAAAAGGTCAAAAGCAAGATTAACAGGTAATTAAGCCATGTGGCCTAGGtccataaaaaaatagtataactAGATGAGGTACATTTATTACATTCATTATTACATCATTTATTACTATCTAACGCACTTTGTTGACTTAAACGACAAAGTGTTTTCTACAAGCACAACCCTTCTTTACGGTTGGGAAATGACGATATATAAGGACTTATCGACTTATGAAATATTGAAGATTGGAGCACCAAGAGATAACAATTGATGAAGACCTTTGAAGAGAGTAGTTGGTTCCacaaataga
Proteins encoded:
- the LOC106777726 gene encoding metal tolerance protein 10, encoding MGTELRTDSTDYRTELLSPNIAAENVSMARQPSWRINMDEHRLPERQMESHFGFGFFIRTLQRQRKLAEYYKRQERLLKGYQEVDSYTDLGMLPGNISEDEMKELQRSERVAIYASNIGNMVLFAAKVYASVESKSLAVIASTLDSLLDLLSGFILWFTAYAMRKPNYHQYPIGKNRMQPVGIVVFASVMATLGLQILFESGREIITKTQPERDPVKEKWMIGIMVTATLVKVALMTYCRRFKNEIVRAYAQDHFFDVITNSIGLATAVLAIKFYWWIDPVGAILIALYTISNWAKTVMENVWSLIGKTAPAEYLAKLTYLCWNHNMEITHIDTVRAYTFGSNYFVEVDIVVSEEMSLAQAHDIGEALQDKLENLPEIERAFVHIDFNTTHKLEHKPKGV